The Phycisphaeraceae bacterium genome segment GCGCGGCACGGATGTGAGCCGCCTGCGACTCAACGGACGGTCCATTGATCTCAACCGGCGCGAGGTCGCCCTGCCCGGGGGCGAGCGGCGTCAACTTTCCGAGCGCGAGGCGTCCATCCTGCGCTATCTCGCGGTTCACCGCACGCGGGCCGTCGATCGTGACGAACTGCTTCACCGCGTCTGGGGCCTGGACCCGCGCGGTCTGGCCACCCGCACGGTGGACATGCACGTCGCCCGCCTGCGCGAGAAGGTGGACGACGGCGAGGGCGAGGCGTTCATCCTCACCGTGCGAGCCAAGGGCTACATGCTCGCCGAGGGCGTGGAGGTTCAGGTCGCCGCCCGTGGAGGAACGCCGTGACGCGGGCGCGAGGCACGCCCCGCACCGGCCGACGCTGGTGGATCGTCTACGCCCTGTGCGTGGCGCTCCTGCTGAGCGCAATGGCCGGCGTCTCGCTGCTGGTGCTGCGCATCGAGCGTCAGGCGACGCTCGCCGGGGCCGAGGCGGATCGCCAGGCGGTGCTGCGCCTGGCCCTGTGGCGCATGGACTCGTGGCTTTCGCCGCGCCTGGGGCGCGAGGCGGCAAGGCCCTACTTCGAGTACCTGGCGTTCTACTCCAACGACACCGCGTACACGCGGTATCTGAGCGAGATTCCGCCTGGCGACGTGCTCACGCCCTCGCCGCTGCTTTCGTTCGAGAGCGACTACATCCTGCTGCACTTCCAGATCGCCCCGGACGGTGGCGTGACGTCGCCCCAGGTGCCCACGGGCAACGAATTGGACCTGTGGCAATCGAAGAACGACTCCGATGCGCTGCTGGCGAAGTCGGGACTGCTCGAACGGGTGCGCGGACTGGTGCAGGCCAACGACGTGTTCATCGCCTGCCGCGTGCAGGAGTCATTCGTCACCTCGGCCGCGCCGCCCATTCCACCGGCGCCGCCCGGAGCGCCGGGGGCGGAGACGGGCGCGTACTGGTCGCTTCCCCCGCAGCAGCGCGGCCAGCAGCAGGTGCAGCAGGCGCTCAACCAGGCCGAGTTTCAGAAGCGCAGTGAAGCCAGCCAGCGGGCCCGGCAGCTGGAGGAGCCCTCGCAGGTCGGGCTGAGCAACCTGCAGTGGCTGGATCAGCAGCGCGGATCGATCAACGCCTCAACGGACGACGCGATCTCCATCGGCCCGCTGGTGGCGGTGTGGGCTCAGCGCGCGGCGACAACGGGCGAGGCGCTCCCCGGGTCCGTCGAGCCGGAGTTGTTGTTCATGCGCCGCGTCACGGTGAATGGGACGGACCTGTTCCAGGGCTTTCTCGCCGACTGGCCCCGCATCCGTGCGGCGTTGATCGAGGAAGCCAGCGACCTGGTGCCGGGCATCGGGCTGACGCCGGTGCTCGAACCGTCGCACGATTCCGCGACGGGCGTCCGCGGCGCCGCGGAGAGCGCCAGCACTCCGTGGATGCTGGCCTCGATTCCCGCGGTGGTGGAAGCCCCGCCCGCGCCGTCCGTGTCGTCGCCGCTGCTCTCGCCGGCACGGGGCACGCTGGCGCTGGCGTGGGCGGCGGTGCTGCTCGCCGCGCTGGCCGCGGGGTTGACGCTGCGCTCGGTCATCGACTTCGGCGCCCGCCGGAGCCGCTTCGCCTCGGCGGTGACGCACGAACTGCGCACGCCCCTGACCACCTTCCGCATGTACTCGGAAATGCTCGCGGAAGGCATGGTGAACGACCCCGCCCGCCAGGCCGAGTATCACCGCACGCTGCGGGACGAATCCGCCCGTCTGGCGGGGCTGGTCGAGAACGTGCTGGCCTACGCCCAGGTGGAGGACGGTCGAGCCGACCGTCGGCTGGAGACGCTCACCCTTCACTCGTTGATCGATCGGCATCGCTCCGCGCTGGAGCGCCGGGCCCTCGAGTGCGGCGCCACGCTCATGGTGTCGATCGAAGGATCGTCGGATTCCACCTCGGAAGCCCGCACGTTCGCGACCGATGCCGACGCGATCGGGCAGATCCTCGTCAACCTGGTGGACAACGCCTGCAAGTACGGCCTCACGGCGGATGCCGCGGCGATCATCACTCTGACCGCCCGACTGGAGAGCCAGCGACTCGTGATCTCGGTGCGCGACCACGGCCGGGGGGTCCACCCCGGCATGGCCAGGCGAATCTTCGAGCCGTTCGACCGCGGCGCCATCGAACCCGGCGCCCCGACGCCGGGCGTCGGGCTGGGGCTGGCGCTCTCGCGCGAACTGGCCCACGCGCTGGGCGGACGTCTGACGCTTGAACCAACGCCCGATGGAGGGCGTGGAGCGCTCTTCCGGCTGACCGTGCCCGTGGTCGGGTAACGCGGGTCGGATCAGTTCTCTTCCGAAATCGACCCCGTCATGGGGGCGATGACGAGGGTCAGCGTCCGATTGTCCACGGTCAGGGTGATGCGCGGCGAGGCGCTGAAGTCCACCAGCCCGCCCGAGGCGTCGAAGGCCACGGTCTCGCCCGGCATGTTCTGCACGCTCACGCCGATGTCGCCCACCGACGCGGCGCGGCCCTGCCCGAAGGTCACGTCATAGGGCTGATTTGTCCCCGGTCGATTCAGGGGCGCGTCCGGCGCGCTGGCGTAGGCCAGCCAGTAGCGCGACTTCGCCGCGTCGAACCGCACGACGACGGGATTGTCCGGATGGCTGATCGAAAGCACCTGGGCGTACTCGACATCGGAAATCAGAATGCTCGCGGCCCCGCGGAGACGGAGCACGGCGTCGTCCGTGAGTCGAGGCAGCACCACGGCGGCGGTGACGGCGATGATCGCCACCACGACCAGCACCTCCACCAGCGTGAAGGCCCGGCGATGGGCGAGCGTCATGATGGCTGCGTAGCGCGTTGTCACGGAAGAGGGTCCTGAATCCGATCCGCGGGCGTGGGAAGGCGCTGGTCGATCGCTCCCGGACATCAGAGGCCGTCCGCGGCGCGCTGGAGCCGCCCGGACTCGGAGCGCACGCTCTGCTGGGCCGCCCCCGTCACCATGAACTGCGTGACGCCCAGGTTGCCGCCGGTACGCTCGAAGATGTACAGCAGCTCCGATTCCGCCAGGGCGTAGTTGCCCGCGACGATGGCGTCCGCCGCGTTCGTCGCGCGGGCGGCCAGATCGTTGCGCCGCGTGGTGCGCTGCAGCACGTTCGAGCCGGTGAACTGGGCGGTGTCGAAGGCGCCGATCCTGGCGGCAAGCGCGCGGCTGTCGGCCTCGACGCGCTGCGGCGTCTGCTTCCAGTCGGTCCCGCGCCCCTCCCAGGCGCCCAGCGTCAGACCGGCCGACTCGATCGTCACATCGACCGGGATGGGACGCTCCGTGGGCACGCCGGGCACGGTCGGATCGTCCGTCTGCGCATCAACCGACCCCAGCAGGCCGGTCAGGCCCTTGACCACCACCCCCTCCAGTGTGGAGGCGGCGAGCATGGAGACGTCATCCATCGAGGCCAGCGTCTTGAAGGTGAACTTCACCTTCTGATCCGGCCCGTACACCTTGCTGCGCGGGTTGGTGTAGCCCCGTCCCGTGTTCATGGACGGGTCGTGGAACAGGCCCGACGCGCCGTTCAGCGTCAGACCGTTCACCACCGCGTTGCCGTACAGCGCCGCGTTGTCCGACAGGGTGACGGCGGCGGAGGGCGCGTACAGGCGACCCTTGAAAAGGGTGTCGCCGGTCAGCTGCCAGACGCGCCCGTCGCTCAGCAGCGAATCAATCGAGAACATGATCAGGCGCGAGGGATTCATGTACCCCGCCTGGCCGCGCTTGACCGACTCGTTCCAGCCGCCGGCGTCGCCGAAGTAGCCGGACGTGATCGTCACATCGTCGCCCACGAACAGGGCCAGCACGGTGGCGTCGCCCTTCATCACGATGCCGCCCTTGTTGATGTTCACGTCGCCCCACACCACCAGGCGCGGCTTGCCGGAATCGACCACGATTCGCGCCTGGTCGCCCAGCGTCAGATCCTTCTCCGACACCACCGCGATGTTGCCCTGCAGCACCAGTTCACCGCTGGATTGAACCGTGATGGAGTCGTATCGCTGCGAACTGCTGAGCACGGTCTTTCCGCCAGCGGGGACCGTGAGCGTGGGGTACAGGGGCAGCGTCGGCGCCAGGACGCCCGGCCCCGGCGGCGCGGGGACGACCACGTTGTCAGTCAGGCGCAGATCCTGCACCTTCGACCCGTTGCTGACGCTCAACAGCGACCCGGAGGCGGCGGGACCGGCGAACACCGTGGTGTCGATGGGCGTCGCCTGGCCCGACACGCTGACCGAACCGGCGGACGTCGCCGTGGTGCCGACGGGCACGCGCGGACGCTTGTCCGACAGCAGCGCGGCGCCCCAGCGGGCGACGCTGGCCTGGTCGGCGATCTTCATCTCGCGCGTGACGAACGCGCCGAACTCGCCCAGATCCAGGTCCACCGTGGTTTCCTCGCCCACGGGAACCGTGGCCACCGCGCGCGTCACGCGCGTCACCCCGCTGCTGACCGCGGTCGAGGTGAGCTGCACGTGGCGGGTCGTCTCCGTCGGGGGCAGCCCGGTTTCCAGGTCCAGCAGGTCAAGCGTGACCAGCGCCGCGCCCACGGGGTGATCGGCGAACAGCGTGCCGTTGACATGCCTGGTGCGCCAGTCCTTTTCGGTCTGCAGGATGACCACGGCGTACTCCATGCCGGATTCCGACGCCCAGCGGGCGGCGGACGCCTCGGCGACGTTGGCGCCGATGGCGCCGGAGTTGTCCCGGCTCGCCAGGTACGCGGTGGCCAGCAGCGTGCCGGTGACCAGCGCGATGACGATGAGCAGCATGGCCACCCCGCGCCGGGAAACGACCTGTCGATGTCGTCGGGTGTGCGTCATCATGCACCTCATTTCACGGGCGGTTCGTGCAGCCGGATCGACTCGGAGACGCGCACCTGCTGCGCACCCGACTCGGCGGCGAAGGACAGCAGAAACGACGCCAGCCGCGCCGAAAGCGGATTGGCGTGATCGATGGCGATTTCAACCGATTCCAGTCCGTCCACCAGCCGCGTCATGGCGACGTAGCCCAGGTCGTCATAGAAGTTGAGCACCGCGTTCCAGTCGGCGTTGGCGGCGTACTCCTGGTCCGCCTGATCGCATTGCAGGTCCGTCCACTCGTCGGGGAACCGGACGTAGAGCACGTCATAGCCGCCGCCGGCGGGGTCATAGAGAATCCACCGGACTTCGCTGGCGTGGACCGTGCCGCTCTCACGCGAGTCGCGCAGCCAGAGCACCAGGTCGGTCGCGGAGGCCGAAAGAATGCAACGGCTGCCCGCCACATACGCGCCCAGCCGGCCCGAGGCGGCGGAGGCCCGCACCATCGTGCCGCGCACGTCCTGCCGCGTCTCCACGCCCGCGGCGATGGCGGCCATCATGCTGGCGATGGCGCCCGAGATCATCACCGTGATCGTGAGCGCCAGCATCAGCTCGATCAGCGTCAGGCCGCGACGGGTTGGATGAACGACGTGGAACATGGTGGATCAGTGAAGGACGAAGGACTGTGTGCTGAGTCGTTCCGAGTTCCGAGCGCCTTGATGCCCGGCGCCTGCAGTCCTACGCCTGCGGCTCCGGCACGAAACGCTCCAGGGTCACCAGGGTGTTTCCGACGCCGTCGAACGCGCGGACGCGAATCGTCACGCCCCGGATGTTCACGTCCGGCGGGTTGAAGCTGCGGAAGGTGTTGATGATGGTCGCCTCGCGCCCCACGCCGTCGAACGCGGGTGGCATGGCGTCGCCTCGCTCGTCGATCATGTCGCCGGCCGGCTCGTGGTGACCATTCCACTTGGGCAGATCGGCGTACGGCAGGGCCGCAAGACGAGCCATCAGGGCGTCCGCGGCGAGGGCCGCGGCGATGCGCTGCTGGGCCTCGAAGGCCTGCTGCT includes the following:
- a CDS encoding HAMP domain-containing histidine kinase, which gives rise to MTRARGTPRTGRRWWIVYALCVALLLSAMAGVSLLVLRIERQATLAGAEADRQAVLRLALWRMDSWLSPRLGREAARPYFEYLAFYSNDTAYTRYLSEIPPGDVLTPSPLLSFESDYILLHFQIAPDGGVTSPQVPTGNELDLWQSKNDSDALLAKSGLLERVRGLVQANDVFIACRVQESFVTSAAPPIPPAPPGAPGAETGAYWSLPPQQRGQQQVQQALNQAEFQKRSEASQRARQLEEPSQVGLSNLQWLDQQRGSINASTDDAISIGPLVAVWAQRAATTGEALPGSVEPELLFMRRVTVNGTDLFQGFLADWPRIRAALIEEASDLVPGIGLTPVLEPSHDSATGVRGAAESASTPWMLASIPAVVEAPPAPSVSSPLLSPARGTLALAWAAVLLAALAAGLTLRSVIDFGARRSRFASAVTHELRTPLTTFRMYSEMLAEGMVNDPARQAEYHRTLRDESARLAGLVENVLAYAQVEDGRADRRLETLTLHSLIDRHRSALERRALECGATLMVSIEGSSDSTSEARTFATDADAIGQILVNLVDNACKYGLTADAAAIITLTARLESQRLVISVRDHGRGVHPGMARRIFEPFDRGAIEPGAPTPGVGLGLALSRELAHALGGRLTLEPTPDGGRGALFRLTVPVVG
- a CDS encoding prepilin-type N-terminal cleavage/methylation domain-containing protein, which produces MTTRYAAIMTLAHRRAFTLVEVLVVVAIIAVTAAVVLPRLTDDAVLRLRGAASILISDVEYAQVLSISHPDNPVVVRFDAAKSRYWLAYASAPDAPLNRPGTNQPYDVTFGQGRAASVGDIGVSVQNMPGETVAFDASGGLVDFSASPRITLTVDNRTLTLVIAPMTGSISEEN
- a CDS encoding prepilin-type N-terminal cleavage/methylation domain-containing protein, whose protein sequence is MMIPVTPTRRQSPRRATRRRGGASDPRGFTLIEALIASSILLGIVTAVTAAVVAGQQQAFEAQQRIAAALAADALMARLAALPYADLPKWNGHHEPAGDMIDERGDAMPPAFDGVGREATIINTFRSFNPPDVNIRGVTIRVRAFDGVGNTLVTLERFVPEPQA